The Mustelus asterias chromosome 30, sMusAst1.hap1.1, whole genome shotgun sequence DNA segment tgaactgtctccagcaTACTTGCacacttccttaaataaggtgaccaatactgcacacagtactccagatgtggtctcactagtgacctgtacaactgaagcataacctccctagttCTGTATTTAATTCCCATTacaatgaatgataacattctattagttttcctaattacttgctgtacctgcatattagccttttgtgatttatgcactcggacacccagatcttgatcaattgggccagtgggctgacgaatggcagatggagtttaatttagacaaatgcgaggtgatgcattttggtagattgaaccaaggcaggacttactcagttaatgatagggcgttggggagttacagaacaaaaagatctaggggtacaggttcatagctccttgaaagtggagtcacagttggacagagtggtgaagaaggcatttggcatgcttggtttcatcggtcagaacattgaatacaggagttggaatgtcttgttgaagttgtacaagacattggtaaggccacacttggaatactgtgtgcagttctggacaccctattatagaaaggatattattaaactagaaagagtgcagaaaagattggctaggatgcgaccgggacttgatggattgagttataaggagaggctggatggactgggacgtttttctctggagcgtaggaggctgaggaatgatcttatagaggcctataaaataatgaggggcaccttttcccaaaggtaggggagtctaaaactagagggcataggttaaggtgagaggggagagatacaaaagtgtccagaggggcaattgtttcacacagagggtggtgagtgtctggaacaagctgccagacgtagtagtagaggcaggtacaattttgtcttttaaaaagcatttagacagttacatgggtacgatgggtttagagggatatgggccaaatgcaggcaattgggattagcttaggtgttttaaaaaagaaagggcggtgaggacaagttgggccgaagggcctgtttccctgctgtaaacctttatgactctctgactcaatccctctgaatctctgagctctgcaatctctcaccatttagacaaaatgcttctttttcattcttcctgccgaaatggacaatctcacatttgcccacattctactccatttgccagatatttGCCCTCTCACTGaacctttctgtctttctgtactctcggtatgtcctcttcacaacttactttcccacctatctgtgtgtcatcggcaaatttgccaAACATCCCTTCATCCAGTCATTCATATAAATTTCATTCCTTGCCCCAAATTTGATTCCTtttccactatttagtttaaaaccatCTCTAGTTTCCTAGTTATGGGGTTCGCAAGAACACCGGCCCCAGCACAGTTCAGATGTAGactgtcccaatggtacagatctCACTTTACCCAGTACTGATGTCAGTGTCCCATGAACCAGAACCCACCTCCCACAccagttagggcggcacagtggcacagtggttagtaccgctgcctcacaacaccagggactcggTTCTATACtggcttagaatccctacaattcaggaggccattcagcccatcgcttctgcaccgaccataatcccacccaggccctatccctgtaacacaacgtatttactctgttagtccccctgacatatgAGACAACTTACCAtaaccaatcaatttaacccgcacatctttgaactgtgggaggaaaccggaggacccggagatagacagagaacatgaaaactccacacacacagtcactcgaggccggaattgaacctgggtccctggcgctgtgaggcaccagtgctaaccactgtgccaccgtgccgccccttgggtcactatctgtgcagagtttgcacattcatcctgtatctgtgtgggttttctccgggtgctcgggttttctcccagtctgaaagatgtgctggttaggtgcactggccacgctaaattctccctcagtgtacccgaacatgtactggagtgtggcgactcggggattctcacagtaacttcattgcagtgttaacgtaagcctacttgtgacactaataaataaactttaacgcaGCCTTTCAGTCACGCATTCATCCCTCCGATCTGATCTGTCCTATACCTAttagcatgtggctcaggtaataattcagagattataaccattgaggttctgcttcttaatttagtGCTTAGGTCCTCATATCGACACTGAAAACCTCCTtctttatctctgttgttcataCCTACATTGACGAGGACAACTGgaaccttcccctccccactgaaATTTCTTCTCCAGCCCTGATCAGATGTCCTGAACACTGGCCCCAGACAGGCACCACAGCTGCCTTGATTCAcattctttgctgcagagaatgagccaatccctctgactatactgtcccccattatCACTGCATTCCTTTTTGCTCCCCTCACtacaatggcttcctgtaccacagtgccatgggTAATTGGCTCATCCATCCTGCAGCTCCcattcatccaaacaagctgaaaataCCTCAAACTGGCTGGACAATGGTAAAGGCTAAGGCTCCTGTCTGTGAGTTCCCTTATCTGTCTCACTCTCCTGTTCCTGACCACTGGCCAAATCAGCAGACCCTGTGCCAAGAGGTGTGACTGCTCCCTGATACAAAGaatccaggtaactttccccctccctgatgcattgcaGTGTCTGTAGTTCAGCTTCCAGCTCATAAACTCTGAACCAGAGCTGCTCGAActtcacttactgcagacatggttgccctggatcaaactgacagccaggagctcccacacgcggcagctgtgacacatcacctgtcctcCCATCTTTAATGTGTGCGAATAAactatttaattattttatccaattacatattttatttttgttttcaagtATGTTAGTTTTTAAGtattttattaaccttaccaCCAGTTGCTGTACTATTTTAATCCTTAGGAATAGAATAAACCTGAGTCACTTAGCAGATCCTCACCAAAAATCTAGCTTCTTCTCCTGTAGAAGAGTAAGATCACTTCCTGACGGCtgagaaagttagaaagcaaaacAGCACCTCTTTCCCTTTCTTCTCTAACTCCCTTAATTACCCAACTCCCAGAACTCTATTCTAAGCTGCATTCAAGTGATGCCGGTTCAGAGCAGTTCCTGAGCTGAAGATTCAATACAATACTCACTTGCTGACATGGACATGAAGGCCTGTATAGGTCTCCAGGCCATCATGCACACCATCATGATAGGGAGGATGGAGATGGTGTTGCCAGCCATGTACATGATGAACAGATTCatgggcagctgtttcaatgggCCCAAGGCGATGTCCCAGCAGCGCTGAAACAGAAAGTGAGCAGGGTATCAGTGAAGGGGGCCGGTTAGGGGAGGCCATATACTGATCTTATATCCAGGCCTGGAAGTAAGCATGATGATTAACCCTTTATCACACAGGCTGCTGTGGTTCACCAAGGTACTTCACCACCGTGGACAAACCAGGGGCGTTGTCAGCCACACACTAAAGACACATTCAAATCCAACTTACTTTCTCAACCAGGATCCGGTCTGTTTCTTGGACGCAGATGTCCGGTAGCTGTTTGTCCGAATATGCAACTGGGTACATGGAGTCTCTCTGGCCACACTTTTGATCATGGCTCCtatgagaaacagaaaacacaaatttgtcaccctttcaagaccttgtttaaagagggagtctctctgttgagGACCCAACGTGGTGGCAATAGTGCCAGCATGAACTAAAGCTTGGGCAAACATCGAACACAGATTGCCGTTGTGTCCACTGAATTGCCATGGGAATGTTGGATGGCAGAAGTGGATTAGTGTCAATTGATAATCAGGGTGCCAATCCGCTTACCCTCCATTTCGGGACAAAGCAAAAAATCACCTAATATACCAAATtgtatcttgaaaacaaacactgcgggacattgagagagatccAGTTCAGCACCGGGTCCTGGAAACGAGCAATcgttcctccaaccaccaccgcagttggcacctgatcaggtggaggggctgaaaccaaaagggcatctcagggtcatgacctggggaaaagatgccaagtggggtctgagtggTTTCTGGAGGATTtgaggggctgctttgtgctgaggaGCTCGGTGAGGGGTAAAAGAGGCGTGAAAAACCCGGGGTTGGGAAGTTTTGGGTTGGTGCCACATCCCCGGGTCAGTGTGCGGTGGCCTCCACTCGGGAGAGACGGGCTGACCCGGCTTGCCTCCTACTCGAGCCCCCGGCTTCCCGCGCGGCCTCCGCACCTGCTGCTGCCACTCAGGTTAAGCTCGAGGGTCCACTTGTGCCAGCGCGCGCGCTTGACAAGCCCCGCCCCTGCCGCCATGACAACGCCGCCGACCGTTAACCGTCCCCCCTTTCAAATCTGATTCAGATCAAGAGAAGAAGCCGCGCGCTTCCGTCAACATAAACTCCCGCTGCAATGCGCATGTGCAAGCCCAGCCGCCTCATCGTTCTGCGTGCACCGCCCAAAGCCCCGCCCCCACATCGTCGTCATCTTTTTTAGGGGCACATCTGTTCCGACCCTTCAGATGGACATCACTTAATGTCAGAGATATTTGCaatattgagtccagatgaccctttatcaaagcaaaaagaaatagaaagtgggagatatttatactgcagggtgaggaaatgaaagatgagccatagccacagaaaccaggggaaaagactgctaatggctgcccacattctgtgcacaaccattatagcaccagggactcaggttcgtttcctggcttgggtgactgtgcggagtctgcgcgttctccaggtgctcctggagaacatgctcctctTTTTCTTCTCATGAAATTCCAGTATTTCCGATTGCCCTGAATGAATTTTGAGGCCCAGGTCAGAgcgaataaataaaagcaaaaaactggatgctgaaatctgatacaaaaactgaaaatgaaccacTGTGGTAAATGCATCATTCTCAATCTATTTTACCaggtatttatttaattattcaacatttaacatcaatacatttatttattatgcatctcctcattctgaattgaatattcAGAGAGTTCATAAAAGAGAgcaaggcgatgatagggatctaaatGAGTCTACGGCTTgtgggaagggacttaagaaagaaattaggagagccagaaggggtcccgagaaggccttggcaggtaagattaaggagaaccctaaggtgttctataaatatgtgaagagtaaaaggatgagatgtgaaggaataggaccaataaaatgtgaaggtgagaaagtgtacagaaccggaagaaatggcagaggtgctcaatgaatattttacctcggtattcacggtggaaaaagacctgggtgattgtcctacaggattgaggtggactgaaaagattgagtatgtggacattaagaaagaggatgtgttggaaactttgaatagcatcaagatagataagtcaccgggaccgggtgggatgtatcccaggttactgtgggaggcgtgggaagagattgcagagcctctggtgatgatctttgcgtcgttgatggagatgggaaaggttccagaggattggaggattgcggatgtggttcctaaattcaagaaagggaatagggatagcccaggaaattaccgaccggtgagtctaacctcagtggttggtaagttgatgcagaaggtcctgagggacaggatttatgaacatttagagaagtttagtctgctcaaaagtagtcagtacAGCTTTGTCAAtggcaaatcatgccttacgagcctggtggagttctttgaaaatgtgactaaacacattgacaaaggaaaagcggtagatgtagtttacatggacttcagcagggcgttcaataaggtcccccatgcaagacttctcgagaaagtgagagggcacgggatccaaggggctgttgccttgtggatccagaactggcttgcctgcagaaggcagagaggggttgtagatggaactttttctgaatggaggtcagtcaccagtggagtgccccagggatctgttctgggacccttgctgtttgtcattttcataaatgacctggatgaggaagtggagggatgggttggtaaggttGCCGATGacccgaaggttggtggtgttgtggatagtttggagggatgttagaagctgcagcgtgacatagataggatgcaagactgggcggagaagtggcagatggacttcaacacggataaatgtgtagtggtccattttgacaagtaaaatgggatgaaggagtataatatcaagggtaagactcttagcagtgtagaggatcagaaggaccttggggtccgggtccataggactcttaaatcggcctcgcaggtagaggaggtggttaagaaggcgtatggtctgctgaccttcatcaattgagggattgagtttaggagtcgggagatgatgatgcagctttataagaccctcgtcagaccccacttagagtactgtgctcagttctggtcgcgtcATTactggagggatgtggaaattattgaaagggtgcagagaagatttacaaggatgttgcctggattggttggcatgccttttgaggataggttgagggagctcggtcttttctccttggagagacgaaggatgagaggtgacctgatagaggtgtacaagatgttgagaggtatagattgggtggattctcggaagctttttcccagggctgaaatggctgctacaagaggacacaggtttacggtgctggggagtaggtacagaggagaggtcaggggtaagtttttcactcagcgggtggtgggtgagtggaatcggctgccgtcagtggtggtggaggcaaactcgatagggtattttaagagacttctggatgagtacatgggacttactgggattgagggttataggtaagcctatatacaggcctaggtaggtagggacatggccggcacaacttgtgggccgaagggcctgtgggtgctgtattttttcgatgttctctgttctatctcTGACATATGCAGCATTGAATTGCAAATATGACTGACCAACAAAACAGATCGAGTCACCGGTTAATGCACATCCCATGATGCTTATTTGAGATTGACCACAGTCAGTTTATGaacaaaatcaaatatctttaatgggaagagatttaagaatgatcAGTTAGTTTATTCTGGGTGTGAATCATTCTGGCGCCTCAATCCCATTCATCTCTAGGAAAGTCCAATCGATCCGTTCTGAGCTTCGATTTCCTCATCAGCATGAATAGTTTTCCCCATATCTTTATTATGAAAACcgattttaaaaagatgtttcTGTGCAATGTGCACCActtcctctagttcagttacagtatcacttgtgtctgtcttcatgagcacacactactattagacatgtttcagatggtgattaacaacGTTGGTCTACATCTATAAACCCATGGATCGAACAAGTTGCTAATATATGCACGGTGTCAAAATACAAACATTTCTTTCCTGCAACTGCATCTAAAAatgcagcatttctgattttcctgAAAGCATTTGAGACCGAGGTCAAAACAAACATAATATGGCAACATCGAGAattggataatgttcagcaaataACCAAAATCATGCATACTTCCTTCAACGATAAAGTTTCTGTCTGGTTTTGAACCAGGGACTTCTCACGCGTTAGGCAAACATGATAACCACTCCACTACAGAAACTACCAGCAGTTAGGTGCAGTCAACCGGCCTGTCTGCAAGGTTCAACtctgctgtgttgctgcaggttctcatGGTTAGACTTTCCACCAGTGTCTATTACAAGCCCAACAACTCCCACAACTATCTTGACTGCagttcttcacaccccacatcctgaaaggactccatcccattctcttcaTTCTTTCACGTCcgctgcatctgttctgatgatgccactttcttaAATAGCATTGCAGATATGTCTTTCTTCTTCAACAgttgtggttttccacccactgttgtTGACAGGGCTCTTGACCATGTCCGACCCATCCCCCAGCCActgctctcactccctcccctccctcccagaaccaggacagggttccccttgtcttcacttttcacccaaccagcctccgcattcaaaggatcatcctctgccattgctgccaattccagcatgatgccactacccaacacatcttcccctcaaccACTCACCCCTTCCTCCAGCATTCCGCAAGGAACATTCTCTCTGGGAtatcctggtccactcctccatcccacccaacCTCCTATCCCCTAcctatggcaccttcccatgcaatagtaggaggtgcaacacctgccactTTATCTCCTCCCTGTTCACCTCCCGGGTCCTGAacaccctttcaggtgaagcagtgcttcacatgcaccttcTCCAATCTGGTCTATtcaattcactgctcccaatccagtctactctacatcggagagaccaaacacaaattgggtgaccactttgttgAACACCTTCACtccatccgcaagcaggacccagacgttcctgtcacttgccgcttcaacacaccaccctgctctcctgcccacatgtccgtccttggccttttccaATGTTCttgtgaaccccaatgcaaattggaggaacagaacctcatcttccgattgggcactttacagccttccagactgaacattgagttcaacaacttcagagcatgattctcccctccaccttcaccccatttccatttattttatttcattttgtttcttcttttcatctaattcatccattttatcatacttctttctcacttccattttttaacttcttcattcctgctctccttctcgcccacacccgccccctcccccccaccaaccccctccccccccacccccccccccccccctccattcagggcaaaccatctgtacctctgctcTACCGTTCTGATTAACACTTTTCAcacctctctcagccttctacattctccttttcattccctttgtccaattacagcaccccccccccttccaccctcataatataaatcttgtctgattttctttgcccttagctctgatgaagcgtcatccaaactcgaaacgttggctagtTACTCAATATTTGTTTCGTTATTCAATATTAAATATGAATACATGTATTTAATACATACATCTTCATTCCGAGTTGAATATCTCGGGAATATGCAACATTGcattgcaaacatgactgaccaataaaagaaatcgagtcactgggtgaatcacatcccatggtgcttatttgagacAGTTTTTaaacatcatgctactgtgcagagggacctgggggtccttgtgcacgaatcgcaaaaactcagtctgcaggtgcagcaggtgatcaagaaggcaaatggaatgttggcctttatcgcgagggggatagaatataaaagcagggaggtcttgctgcaactgtacaaggcactagtgaggccgcaactggagtactgtgtgcagttttggtccccttatttgcgaaaggatatattggccttggagggagtgcagagaaggttcaccaggttgataccggagatgaggggtgcagcttatgaggagagattgaacagattgggtctgtactcattggagtttagaaggctgaggggtgatcttatagagacatataagataatgaaggggctggatagggtagaggtagagagattctttccacttagaagggaaaccagaactagagggcacacctcaaaataagtgggggccggttcagaacagagttgatggggaacttcttctctcagagggtagtgaatctctggagttctctgcccattgaagtggtggaggcttcctcgttgaataagtttaaatcacgggtagatagatttctgatcgataagggaattaagggatatggggagcaggcgggtaagtggaactgattcgcctcagatcagccatgatcttgttgaatggcggggcaggctcgaggggcctagatggcctactcctgctcctatttcttatgttcttaaacaatATCAAATATCTTTAAAGGGAAAAGATTTAATAATGATCTGCTAGTTATACTTAATCCCTCTTTATTCTgcgtgtgaaacattctggcgtcTAAATCCCGTTCATCTCTCGAAAAGTCCAGCAGATCTACACTGAGTTTCGATTTACTCATCTGCCTGAGTGAttttttcccatttctttattatgaagaacaaatttaaaaatatgcttccgggaaatgtgcgccatttcctctagttcagttacagtttcacttgtgtctgtctttatgagcacacaTGTTTCAGATgatgattaactatgttagtctgcatttGTAAAACCATTATATTCTGTTATGGACTGAACAAGTTGCTAATATGCGCACAGTCTCAAAATACACacatttatttcctcattgcgtcttaaaatacagcatttctgattttgctgaaagcaTTTGTGGCCGAGTTCAGAGCAAAGATAACGTGGTTACAACATGGAGaatcggataatgttcagcaacaactACCATGCAAAACTTCCCTCACGCTAAACGAAGAACTACAATTAGTGCTTCTGCCCGGTTTTGAACCGTggacctttcgcgtgtgaggcgaacgtgataaccactacactacagagacAACTGATACTATAGCGCTTACAATGTGCAACTCcattgtgttgctgcaggtttgaatggttatactgagagcccatgtcactcaaTACAAGACAAAAACCGTTTCTTTCAACCTGATTTCTCAATTTATCTTGAACTTCAACCTTTAAAAGCGGTCGTCCGGCAAATATCGAAggaagcaatgatttctgctcaatcattaatgcatcattctcatcttccttcgaataatttcaaccagttctacTCAGTATTTGTTCGTTGTTCAATGTTAAATATgaatatatttttattaattacatATCTCCTCATTCTGAATGAAATATCTCCGAAATagacaacattgaattgcaaacatgaaTCGAGTCACATGTCACGGTGCTTAATTGAGATTGACCAcaatcagcttttaaacaaaatcaaatatctttaaagggaatagatttaagaatgacttgttagttatacttgatccctctttattctgtgtgtgaaacaCTCAGGCATCTAAATCCTGTTCAGCTgtgggaaagtccagtagatccgcactgattctcgatttcctcaaCTGTCTGAATGGTTTTCCCGATTTCTTTACTCTGAAGAACGATGTTAAAATAATGGTTCCGCGCaatgtgcgtcatttcctctagttcagttacagtttcacttgtgtctgcctttttgagcacacaatacTATTAGACATGGTTCAGATGATGATTAACTTTGTTAGTCTGCATCAACaaagccattaaattctgttgtggactgaaTGAGTTGCTGATATGTCCACGGTGTCAAAAcaggaacatctatttcctctcattgcgtcataaaaatacaagatctctgattttgctgaaagattttgaggccgaggtcagagtAAAGATAACATGGCTTTAATATTGagtttcggataatgttcagcaacaaatTTCAATCATGTAAACTTCCCTCACCCTTAATGAACAAATTTTAATAATATTTCGGCATGGTTTTGAACGAGGGATTTTCCGTGTGTGAGGCGAATGCAACCACCATTACACTACAGAAACTGTTGGCGTCTGTAGGACCCAATGGGACTctcttgaaatgttgcaacacTCATTGGGACTGCTGTAGACATATTGATCcaagaatgattttgatttgatttgatttattattgtcacatgtattaacgtacagtgaaaagtattgcttcttgcgcgctatacagacaaaacataccgttcatagagaaggaagcgagagtgtGCActttgcagtgttacagtcatagctagggtgtagagaaagatcaacttaacgcaaggtaagtccattcaaaagtctgacagcagcagggaagaagctattcttgagtcggttggtacgtgacctcagacttttgtatctttttcccgaaggaagaaggtgaaagagagaatgtccggggacgtggggtccttaattacgctggctgctttgccgaggcagcgggaagtgtagacagagtcaatggatgggaggctggtttgtgtgatggattgggcacaatcacgaccttttgtatttccttgcagtcttgggcagagaaggaaccacagcaagctgtgatacaaccagaaagaatgctttctatggtacatctgtaaaagttggtgagagtcg contains these protein-coding regions:
- the LOC144480840 gene encoding ER membrane protein complex subunit 4-like, translating into MAAGAGLVKRARWHKWTLELNLSGSSRSHDQKCGQRDSMYPVAYSDKQLPDICVQETDRILVEKRCWDIALGPLKQLPMNLFIMYMAGNTISILPIMMVCMMAWRPIQAFMSMSAIFRVLGNSNQHWLQCLIYFIGNLLGLALAIYKCQAMGLLPTHASDWLAFIQLPQRVEYTGGGLVL